A window of Cryptomeria japonica chromosome 3, Sugi_1.0, whole genome shotgun sequence contains these coding sequences:
- the LOC131055204 gene encoding chitinase 6-like, translated as MESERRAMLVLAVEIVVLFGRVSARDCGCSSDLCCSRYGLCGTGNDFCGTGCQQGPCNDNPTPSTRPTPNPSGVSSIIDKDFFDTILSAADTSCAGKNFYTYAHFINAANAYPGFGTSGSSDDAKRELAAFFARVTHETGSFCYVEEIGGAQKDYCDENNPLYSCVPGKGYFGRGAIQLTWNYNYGRAGEDIGFDGLNEPEKVAQDPALAFRTAVWFWMKNSNGHTAIISGQGFGATIQSVNGPKECDGGNPNTVDKRITYYKHYCQKLGVDPGSNLSC; from the exons ATGGAGAGTGAAAGAAGGGCGATGTTGGTATTAGCAGTAGAGATTGTTGTGCTGTTTGGGAGAGTTTCTGCACGGGATTGTGGATGTTCGAGCGACTTGTGCTGTAGCCGATATGGCTTATGCGGTACAGGAAATGATTTCTGCGGAACTGGATGCCAACAAGGCCCATGTAACGATAACCCCACACCCTCCACTCGCCCCACTCCTAATCCCAGCGGTGTCTCCTCCATCATAGACAAAGATTTCTTTGACACCATTCTCAGCGCTGCAGACACCTCTTGCGCTGGAAAGAACTTCTACACGTACGCTCACTTCATCAACGCCGCCAACGCATACCCCGGCTTCGGCACCTCCGGATCTTCTGACGACGCCAAGAGAGAGCTCGCGGCCTTCTTCGCCCGCGTAACGCACGAGACTGGAT CTTTCTGCTACGTTGAAGAGATCGGTGGCGCACAAAAAGATTACTGCGATGAAAACAACCCTCTGTATTCGTGCGTTCCTGGAAAAGGCTACTTCGGCCGGGGAGCCATCCAGCTAACGTG gaactacaactacgGTCGTGCAGGAGAAGACATTGGGTTCGACGGGCTGAATGAGCCGGAGAAGGTAGCACAAGATCCCGCCCTTGCCTTCAGAACAGCAGTGTGGTTTTGGATGAAAAATAGCAACGGACATACTGCCATCATTTCTGGACAGGGATTCGGAGCCACAATCCAATCTGTGAATGGCCCAAAAGAATGTGACGGTGGTAACCCTAATACCGTCGACAAGCGTATCACTTACTACAAGCACTACTGCCAGAAGTTGGGAGTAGATCCGGGCTCCAACCTCTCATGCTAA
- the LOC131055203 gene encoding chitinase 6: MESERRRALLVLAVEIVVLFGRVSARDCGCSSDLCCSRYGLCGTGNDFCGTGCQQGPCNNNPTPSTRPTPNPSGVSSIIDKDFFDAILSAADTSCAGKNFYTYAHFINAANAYPGFGTSGSSDDAKRELAAFFAHVTHETGSFCYVEEIGGAQKDYCDENNPLYSCVPGKGYFGRGAIQLTWNSNYGRAGEDIGFDGLNEPEKVAQDPAITLRTAVWFWMKNSNGHTAIISGQGFGATIQSVNGPKECDGGNPNTVDKRITYYKHYCQKLGVDPGSNLSC, encoded by the exons ATGGAGAGTGAAAGAAGAAGGGCGCTGTTGGTATTAGCAGTAGAGATTGTTGTGCTGTTTGGGAGAGTTTCTGCACGGGATTGTGGATGTTCGAGCGACTTGTGCTGTAGCCGATATGGCTTATGCGGTACTGGAAATGATTTCTGCGGAACTGGATGCCAACAGGGCCCATGTAACAATAACCCCACACCCTCCACTCGCCCCACCCCCAACCCCAGCGGTGTCTCCTCCATCATAGACAAAGATTTCTTTGACGCCATTCTCAGCGCTGCAGACACCTCCTGCGCTGGAAAGAACTTCTACACGTACGCTCACTTCATCAACGCCGCCAACGCATACCCCGGCTTCGGCACCTCCGGATCTTCTGACGACGCCAAGAGAGAGCTCGCTGCCTTCTTCGCCCACGTAACGCACGAGACTGGAT CTTTCTGCTACGTTGAAGAGATCGGTGGCGCACAAAAAGATTACTGCGATGAAAACAACCCTCTGTATTCGTGCGTTCCTGGAAAAGGCTACTTCGGCCGGGGAGCCATCCAGCTAACGTG GAACTCCAACTACGGTCGTGCAGGAGAAGACATTGGGTTCGACGGGCTGAATGAGCCGGAGAAGGTAGCACAAGATCCCGCCATTACCTTGAGAACAGCAGTGTGGTTTTGGATGAAAAATAGCAACGGACATACTGCCATCATTTCTGGACAGGGATTCGGAGCCACAATCCAATCTGTGAATGGCCCAAAAGAATGTGACGGTGGTAACCCTAATACCGTCGACAAGCGTATCACTTACTACAAGCACTACTGCCAGAAGTTGGGAGTAGATCCGGGCTCCAACCTCTCATGCTAA